From one Streptomyces sp. Q6 genomic stretch:
- the atpA gene encoding F0F1 ATP synthase subunit alpha, with protein sequence MAELTIRPEEIRDALENFVQAYKPDAASREEVGTVTLAGDGIAKVEGLPSAMANELLKFEDGTLGLALNLEEREIGAIVLGEFSGIEEGQPVTRTGEVLSVGVGEGYLGRVVDPLGNPIDGLGEIETSGRRALELQAPGVMARKSVHEPMETGYKAVDAMTPVGRGQRQLIIGDRQTGKTALAVDTIINQRDNWRTGDPKKQVRCVYVAIGQKGSTIASVRGALEEAGALEYTTIVAAPASDPAGFKYLAPYTGSAIGQQWMYEGKHVLIIFDDLSKQADAYRAVSLLLRRPPGREAYPGDVFYLHSRLLERCAKLSDELGAGSMTGLPIVETKANDVSAFIPTNVISITDGQCFLESDLFNAGQRPALNVGISVSRVGGSAQHKAMKQVSGRLRLDLAQYRELEAFAAFGSDLDAASKSQLERGQRLVELLKQAQYQPMATEDQVVSVWAGTTGKMDDVPVADIRRFEKELLEYLHRKEQGLMTSIKEGGKMSDDTLTAVADAIAEFKKQFETSDGKLLGEDAPRDAVSK encoded by the coding sequence ATGGCGGAGCTCACGATCCGGCCGGAGGAGATCCGGGACGCGCTGGAGAACTTTGTCCAGGCGTACAAGCCGGACGCGGCCTCGCGCGAGGAGGTCGGTACGGTCACCCTTGCCGGCGACGGCATCGCGAAGGTCGAGGGCCTTCCCTCGGCCATGGCCAACGAACTGCTGAAGTTCGAGGACGGCACCCTCGGCCTCGCGCTCAACCTGGAAGAGCGCGAGATCGGCGCCATCGTCCTGGGCGAGTTCAGCGGCATCGAGGAGGGCCAGCCGGTCACGCGTACCGGTGAGGTCCTGTCCGTCGGTGTCGGCGAGGGCTACCTGGGTCGCGTCGTCGACCCGCTCGGCAACCCGATCGACGGCCTCGGCGAGATCGAGACCAGCGGCCGACGCGCCCTGGAGCTTCAGGCTCCGGGCGTCATGGCCCGTAAGTCGGTGCACGAGCCGATGGAGACCGGCTACAAGGCCGTCGACGCGATGACCCCCGTCGGCCGTGGTCAGCGTCAGCTGATCATCGGTGACCGCCAGACCGGCAAGACCGCCCTGGCCGTCGACACGATCATCAACCAGCGTGACAACTGGCGCACCGGCGACCCGAAGAAGCAGGTCCGCTGCGTCTACGTCGCCATCGGTCAGAAGGGCTCCACCATCGCCTCCGTGCGTGGTGCGCTCGAAGAGGCCGGCGCGCTGGAGTACACGACCATCGTCGCCGCCCCGGCGTCCGACCCGGCCGGCTTCAAGTACCTGGCGCCGTACACCGGCTCGGCCATCGGCCAGCAGTGGATGTACGAGGGCAAGCACGTCCTCATCATCTTCGACGACCTCTCGAAGCAGGCCGACGCCTACCGCGCCGTGTCCCTGCTGCTCCGCCGCCCGCCAGGGCGCGAGGCCTACCCGGGTGACGTCTTCTACCTGCACTCGCGTCTGCTCGAGCGCTGCGCGAAGCTCTCCGACGAGCTGGGCGCCGGTTCGATGACGGGTCTGCCGATCGTCGAGACGAAGGCCAACGACGTCTCCGCGTTCATCCCGACCAACGTCATCTCCATCACCGACGGCCAGTGCTTCCTGGAGTCGGACCTCTTCAACGCCGGTCAGCGCCCCGCGCTGAACGTCGGTATCTCCGTCTCCCGAGTCGGTGGTTCCGCGCAGCACAAGGCGATGAAGCAGGTCTCCGGCCGTCTGCGTCTGGACCTGGCCCAGTACCGCGAGCTGGAGGCGTTCGCCGCCTTCGGTTCCGACCTGGACGCCGCCTCGAAGTCGCAGCTGGAGCGCGGTCAGCGTCTGGTCGAGCTGCTCAAGCAGGCTCAGTACCAGCCGATGGCCACCGAGGACCAGGTCGTCTCCGTCTGGGCCGGCACCACCGGCAAGATGGACGACGTGCCGGTCGCCGACATCCGTCGCTTCGAGAAGGAGCTCCTGGAGTACCTGCACCGCAAGGAGCAGGGCCTCATGACCTCCATCAAGGAGGGCGGCAAGATGTCGGACGACACGCTCACCGCCGTCGCCGACGCCATCGCCGAGTTCAAGAAGCAGTTCGAGACCTCGGACGGGAAGCTTCTCGGCGAGGACGCTCCGCGCGACGCCGTCTCCAAGTGA
- a CDS encoding F0F1 ATP synthase subunit gamma, whose protein sequence is MGAQLRVYKRRIRSVTATKKITKAMEMIAASRVVKAQRKVAASTPYATELTRAVTAVGTGSNTKHPLTTEAETATRSAVLLLTSDRGLAGAFNSNAIKAAELLTERLVAEGKEVDTYIVGRRGLAHYNFRERKVVESWSGFTDEPTYADAKKVAGPLIEAIEKETAEGGVDELHIVYTEFISMMTQSAIDGRLLPLSLEEVAEESASKDEILPLYDFEPSAEDVLDALLPRYVESRIYNAMLQSAASKHAATRRAMKSATDNAGELINTLSRLANAARQAEITQEISEIVGGASALADATAGSDK, encoded by the coding sequence ATGGGAGCCCAGCTCCGGGTCTACAAGCGTCGCATCCGATCCGTCACCGCGACCAAGAAGATCACCAAGGCGATGGAGATGATCGCCGCCTCGCGCGTCGTCAAGGCGCAGCGCAAGGTGGCGGCCTCCACGCCGTACGCGACCGAGCTCACGCGCGCGGTCACGGCGGTGGGGACCGGGTCGAACACCAAGCACCCGCTGACGACCGAGGCCGAGACGGCGACCCGTTCCGCGGTTCTGCTCCTCACGAGCGACCGCGGTCTGGCCGGCGCCTTCAACTCGAACGCGATCAAGGCCGCCGAGCTGCTCACCGAGCGGCTCGTGGCCGAGGGCAAGGAGGTCGACACGTACATCGTCGGCCGCCGTGGTCTGGCCCACTACAACTTCCGCGAGCGCAAGGTCGTGGAGTCGTGGTCGGGCTTCACCGACGAGCCCACGTACGCGGACGCCAAGAAGGTGGCGGGCCCGCTGATCGAGGCCATCGAGAAGGAGACGGCGGAGGGCGGCGTGGATGAACTCCACATCGTCTACACCGAGTTCATCTCGATGATGACGCAGTCGGCCATCGACGGCCGTCTGCTGCCGCTCAGCCTCGAAGAGGTGGCGGAGGAGTCCGCGTCCAAGGACGAGATCCTTCCGCTGTACGACTTCGAGCCCTCGGCGGAGGACGTCCTCGACGCCCTGCTGCCGCGGTACGTCGAGAGCCGTATCTACAACGCGATGCTCCAGTCGGCTGCCTCCAAGCACGCCGCCACGCGCCGCGCGATGAAGTCGGCGACCGACAACGCGGGAGAGCTCATCAATACGCTCTCCCGACTTGCCAACGCGGCCCGCCAGGCCGAAATCACCCAGGAAATCAGCGAGATCGTCGGTGGCGCCAGCGCCCTGGCCGACGCGACCGCGGGGAGTGACAAGTAA
- a CDS encoding DUF2550 domain-containing protein: protein MVLVLVLCVVAVVVLVLLGLFVFGLRRRLIQRSGGTFDCSLRWDAPEPGADDTSGKGWGYGIARYNGDRIEWFRVFSYAPRPRRILERAAIEVTGRRAPEGEEELALLSDAIVLACSHRGSRLELAMSEDALTGFLAWLEAAPPGQRVNVA from the coding sequence ATGGTCCTCGTTCTCGTGCTGTGCGTAGTCGCGGTCGTCGTACTCGTACTGCTGGGGCTGTTCGTCTTCGGGCTGCGGCGCCGGCTGATCCAGCGCTCGGGCGGCACGTTCGACTGTTCGCTGCGGTGGGACGCGCCCGAACCGGGCGCCGACGACACCTCCGGCAAGGGCTGGGGCTACGGCATCGCCCGCTACAACGGTGACCGGATCGAGTGGTTCCGCGTCTTCTCGTACGCGCCCCGGCCGCGCCGGATCCTGGAGCGGGCCGCGATCGAGGTCACCGGGCGGCGTGCTCCCGAGGGCGAGGAGGAGCTCGCGCTCCTGTCGGACGCGATCGTCCTCGCCTGTTCGCACCGCGGTTCCCGGCTCGAACTGGCCATGAGCGAGGACGCGTTGACCGGGTTCCTCGCCTGGCTGGAGGCGGCGCCGCCCGGCCAACGCGTCAATGTGGCCTGA
- the atpD gene encoding F0F1 ATP synthase subunit beta, with product MTTTVETAVATGRVARVIGPVVDVEFPVDAMPEIYNALHVEVNDPAQDGVKKTLTLEVAQHLGDGLVRAISMQPTDGLVRQAPVSDTGASITVPVGDFTKGKVFNTLGEVLNVDEKYDGERWGIHRKAPNFDELESKTEMFETGIKVVDLLTPYVKGGKIGLFGGAGVGKTVLIQEMIYRVANNHDGVSVFAGVGERTREGNDLIEEMADSGVIDKTALVFGQMDEPPGTRLRVALAGLTMAEYFRDVQKQDVLFFIDNIFRFTQAGSEVSTLLGRMPSAVGYQPNLADEMGLLQERITSTRGHSITSMQAIYVPADDLTDPAPATTFAHLDATTVLSRPISEKGIYPAVDPLDSTSRILDPRYIAADHYNTAMRVKTVLQKYKDLQDIIAILGIDELGEEDKLTVHRARRVERFLSQNTHVAKQFTGVDGSDVPLDESITAFNAIIDGEYDHFPEQAFFLCGGIEDLKANAKELGVS from the coding sequence ATGACGACCACTGTTGAGACGGCCGTTGCCACGGGCCGCGTCGCCCGGGTGATCGGCCCGGTCGTCGACGTGGAGTTCCCCGTCGACGCGATGCCGGAGATCTACAACGCCCTGCACGTCGAGGTCAACGACCCGGCGCAGGACGGCGTGAAGAAGACCCTGACGCTCGAGGTCGCCCAGCACCTCGGTGACGGCCTGGTCCGCGCCATCTCCATGCAGCCCACCGACGGCCTGGTCCGCCAGGCCCCGGTGTCCGACACGGGCGCCTCCATCACGGTGCCGGTCGGCGACTTCACCAAGGGCAAGGTGTTCAACACCCTCGGCGAGGTTCTGAACGTCGACGAGAAGTACGACGGCGAGCGCTGGGGCATCCACCGCAAGGCGCCGAACTTCGACGAGCTCGAGTCGAAGACCGAGATGTTCGAGACCGGCATCAAGGTCGTCGACCTTCTCACCCCGTACGTCAAGGGTGGAAAGATCGGCCTGTTCGGTGGTGCCGGCGTCGGCAAGACGGTGCTCATCCAGGAGATGATCTACCGCGTCGCCAACAACCACGACGGTGTCTCCGTGTTCGCCGGTGTCGGTGAGCGCACCCGTGAGGGCAACGACCTCATCGAGGAAATGGCCGACTCGGGCGTCATCGACAAGACCGCGCTGGTCTTCGGTCAGATGGACGAGCCGCCGGGCACCCGTCTGCGCGTGGCCCTCGCGGGTCTGACCATGGCGGAGTACTTCCGCGATGTGCAGAAGCAGGACGTGCTGTTCTTCATCGACAACATCTTCCGCTTCACGCAGGCCGGTTCCGAGGTCTCCACGCTGCTCGGCCGCATGCCGTCCGCCGTGGGTTACCAGCCGAACCTGGCCGACGAGATGGGTCTCCTCCAGGAGCGCATCACGTCGACCCGTGGTCACTCGATCACGTCGATGCAGGCCATTTACGTGCCCGCGGACGACCTGACCGACCCGGCCCCGGCGACGACCTTCGCCCACCTCGACGCGACGACGGTTCTGTCCCGTCCGATCTCGGAGAAGGGCATCTACCCGGCCGTCGACCCGCTGGACTCCACGTCCCGGATCCTGGACCCCCGCTACATCGCGGCGGACCACTACAACACCGCCATGCGCGTCAAGACGGTGCTGCAGAAGTACAAGGACCTCCAGGACATCATCGCGATCCTCGGTATCGACGAGCTCGGCGAGGAGGACAAGCTCACTGTCCACCGCGCCCGTCGTGTGGAGCGCTTCCTCTCCCAGAACACCCACGTCGCCAAGCAGTTCACCGGCGTCGACGGGTCGGACGTCCCGCTGGACGAGTCGATCACCGCGTTCAACGCGATCATCGACGGCGAGTACGACCACTTCCCGGAGCAGGCGTTCTTCCTGTGCGGTGGCATCGAGGACCTCAAGGCCAACGCCAAGGAGCTCGGCGTCTCCTGA
- a CDS encoding sensor histidine kinase, translating into MHRTDLPRPHRDDVRIAVVGLLGGLALWGIGLRMNTGRMFDGAWLLLPLCVMAGLELLRRTRPRFAVIAGTVALVADQFTQGSLATVLMYTDLMYAGALYGTPAAARRLPVGTGLVTVAFTLGFLAWWRRPEAILVGTAVGLVSFGPAATGMLVRGHRETAAAERLRAEQTALLAEMDRVQAVAAERARMARELHDMVANHLSAIAIHSTAALSIDDDATTRTALETIRENSVDGLAEMRRLIGILRDAGGDTEPAAAPTLDGLAALVEQSRTNGLDVALSVFGDTDALPAPVELAAYRIVQESLTNALKHAAPGPVTVTVERADDRVEVRVSSAYGDRDGPRAPGSGAGLVGMRERAALLGGTFEAGPEDSAQGRTWAVRARLPLDRPASERELT; encoded by the coding sequence ATGCACCGCACGGACCTGCCCCGCCCGCACCGCGACGACGTACGGATCGCCGTCGTGGGGCTGCTCGGCGGGCTCGCGCTGTGGGGCATCGGGCTCCGCATGAACACGGGGCGGATGTTCGACGGGGCGTGGCTGCTGCTGCCGCTCTGCGTCATGGCGGGGCTGGAGCTGCTGCGCCGCACGCGGCCTCGGTTCGCCGTGATCGCCGGGACCGTCGCGCTGGTCGCCGACCAGTTCACGCAGGGCAGTCTGGCGACGGTCCTGATGTACACGGACCTGATGTACGCGGGCGCGCTGTACGGGACCCCGGCGGCGGCCCGCCGCCTCCCGGTCGGCACCGGACTGGTCACCGTCGCCTTCACGCTCGGCTTCCTGGCGTGGTGGCGGCGGCCGGAGGCGATCCTGGTGGGCACGGCGGTGGGGCTCGTCTCGTTCGGTCCCGCGGCCACCGGCATGCTGGTGCGCGGCCATCGCGAGACCGCGGCGGCGGAGCGGCTGCGGGCCGAACAGACCGCGCTGCTCGCGGAGATGGACCGCGTGCAGGCGGTGGCGGCGGAGCGCGCGCGGATGGCCCGCGAACTGCACGACATGGTGGCGAACCACCTCTCGGCGATCGCGATCCACTCCACCGCCGCGCTGTCCATCGACGACGACGCCACGACCCGTACCGCGCTGGAGACGATCCGCGAGAACAGCGTCGACGGGCTCGCCGAGATGCGCCGCCTGATCGGTATCCTGCGCGACGCGGGCGGTGACACGGAGCCCGCCGCCGCGCCCACCCTGGACGGGCTCGCCGCCCTCGTCGAGCAGTCCCGTACGAACGGTCTCGACGTCGCCCTGAGCGTCTTCGGCGACACGGACGCGCTCCCGGCCCCGGTCGAGCTGGCCGCCTACCGCATCGTCCAGGAGTCCCTCACGAACGCCCTCAAGCACGCCGCTCCCGGGCCGGTCACGGTCACCGTGGAGCGGGCCGACGACCGTGTCGAGGTGCGGGTGAGCAGCGCGTACGGCGACCGGGACGGGCCGCGCGCGCCCGGTTCGGGCGCCGGGCTCGTCGGGATGCGGGAACGGGCGGCGCTGCTCGGCGGCACGTTCGAGGCCGGGCCCGAGGACTCCGCGCAGGGCAGGACCTGGGCGGTGCGCGCCCGCCTTCCCCTCGACCGTCCCGCCTCCGAAAGGGAGTTGACGTGA
- a CDS encoding cob(I)yrinic acid a,c-diamide adenosyltransferase, which translates to MVKLTRIYTRTGDKGTTALGDMSRTAKTDLRISAYADANEANAVIGSAIALGGLEEEVVEVLVRVQNDLFDVGADLSTPVVENPEYPPLRVEQFYVDKLEADCDRFNDQLEKLRSFILPGGTAGAALLHQACTVVRRAERSTWAALEVHGETMNPLTATYLNRLSDLLFILARIANKEVGDVLWVPGGER; encoded by the coding sequence ATGGTCAAGCTGACGCGCATCTACACCCGTACCGGAGACAAGGGCACCACCGCCCTCGGCGACATGAGCCGCACCGCCAAGACCGATCTGCGGATCTCGGCGTACGCGGACGCCAACGAGGCCAACGCCGTGATCGGCTCGGCGATCGCCCTCGGTGGTCTGGAGGAGGAGGTCGTCGAGGTCCTCGTGCGGGTGCAGAACGACCTGTTCGACGTCGGCGCCGATCTGTCGACGCCGGTCGTGGAGAACCCGGAGTACCCGCCGCTGCGCGTCGAGCAGTTCTACGTCGACAAGCTGGAGGCGGACTGCGACCGCTTCAACGACCAGCTGGAGAAGCTGCGCTCGTTCATCCTGCCGGGCGGCACCGCGGGCGCGGCGCTGCTGCACCAGGCGTGCACGGTGGTGCGGCGGGCCGAGCGGTCGACGTGGGCGGCGCTCGAGGTTCACGGCGAGACGATGAACCCGCTGACGGCGACGTACCTGAACCGCCTGTCCGACCTGCTGTTCATCCTGGCCCGGATCGCGAACAAGGAGGTCGGGGACGTGCTGTGGGTCCCCGGGGGCGAGCGCTAG
- a CDS encoding F0F1 ATP synthase subunit epsilon, translating to MAAELHVELVAADRSVWSGEATLVVARTTSGDIGVMPGHQPLLGVLESGPVTIRTTEGDTIVAAVHGGFISFADNKLSLLAEIVELSDEIDVQRAERALDRAKADADASAERRADVRLRAVAAR from the coding sequence TTGGCTGCTGAGCTGCACGTCGAGCTCGTCGCCGCGGACCGCAGTGTCTGGTCCGGCGAGGCCACCCTGGTCGTCGCGCGCACCACGTCCGGCGACATCGGCGTCATGCCCGGTCACCAGCCGCTGCTCGGTGTGCTGGAGTCGGGCCCGGTGACGATCCGTACGACCGAAGGTGACACGATCGTGGCGGCTGTCCACGGCGGTTTCATCTCGTTCGCGGACAACAAGCTGTCGCTGCTGGCCGAGATCGTCGAGTTGTCGGACGAGATCGACGTCCAGCGTGCGGAGCGGGCGCTGGACCGTGCCAAGGCGGACGCGGACGCGTCCGCCGAGCGGCGCGCCGATGTCCGTCTGCGTGCGGTGGCGGCCCGCTGA
- a CDS encoding response regulator transcription factor, whose protein sequence is MIRVLVAEDQAAVRSGLVLILNSAPDIEVVGEAEDGERAVELARELRPDLVLMDVQMPRLDGVSATRAVVGEGLADVLVLTTFDLDAYVFGALRAGASGFLLKNTDAKDLIEAVRTVAGGEGLIAPAVTRRLIAEFAAGPERRERPPAPPELETLTRREREVLSCLGEGLPNADIAVRLDMAEATVKTHVSRLLGKLGLRSRVQAAVMAQELGV, encoded by the coding sequence GTGATCCGCGTGCTCGTCGCCGAGGACCAGGCCGCCGTGCGGTCCGGGCTCGTCCTCATTCTGAACAGCGCCCCCGACATCGAGGTGGTCGGTGAGGCCGAGGACGGCGAGCGGGCGGTGGAGCTGGCCAGGGAGCTGCGGCCCGATCTGGTCCTCATGGACGTGCAGATGCCGCGGCTCGACGGTGTTTCGGCCACCCGCGCGGTGGTCGGCGAGGGCCTGGCGGACGTCCTCGTCCTGACCACCTTCGACCTGGACGCGTACGTCTTCGGGGCGCTGCGCGCGGGCGCGTCCGGCTTCCTGCTCAAGAACACCGACGCGAAGGATCTGATCGAGGCCGTACGGACCGTCGCGGGCGGCGAGGGGCTGATCGCGCCCGCGGTGACCCGACGGCTGATCGCGGAGTTCGCGGCGGGCCCGGAGCGGCGTGAACGCCCGCCCGCTCCGCCCGAGTTGGAGACGCTCACCCGGCGTGAGCGCGAGGTCCTGAGCTGCCTCGGCGAGGGACTGCCGAACGCGGACATCGCCGTACGGCTCGACATGGCGGAGGCCACGGTGAAGACCCATGTCAGCCGGCTCCTCGGCAAGCTGGGGCTGCGCAGCCGGGTCCAAGCCGCCGTGATGGCGCAGGAGTTGGGGGTTTAG
- a CDS encoding M4 family metallopeptidase, translated as MDSALLAALIGTVGGGLATAGAAWLKGRTNARTAARLIYAELTRDSSAVAYFRQTGHWMAPNLSRAAWDNHGELIARRRSSESFETVHRGYEALELAPFLADDALSPAVRDQWLRGEVERLAAAIREIGALAQVSRPQVEQWTRRLEDAGRPDGGAPLIRTDTGMVPLTLLERIVDGSVPPLAYEGLGVVVSNGVVEVKAWAREEDLAEVVVFDAGGGKELDALPPVRWSGRPPTGDVAADEAYDGLTAAARFVREVLGRDTVVQKGGPLAAAVHYDKGFNNSFWNGSLIVFGDGDNKLFGRFTRCPELVGAEVWRSLPEMMTSFQFYGENGALSTSLCDVFGLLIKQFSLGQSVDEADWVLGAGLFAPGVRGVGLRSLKAPGTAYDDPTLGKDPQPAHMDDYVRTDRDNGGVHINGGIPGHAFYRLAAALGGNAWERAGLIWWVALISGEIGHRTRFADFARLTVAAARARYGDDSEELRAVRDSWDAVGIRP; from the coding sequence ATGGACAGTGCCTTGCTGGCGGCTCTCATCGGCACCGTCGGCGGTGGTCTCGCCACGGCCGGCGCGGCGTGGCTCAAGGGGCGGACCAACGCCCGGACCGCCGCCCGGCTCATCTACGCGGAGCTGACCCGGGACAGCTCCGCCGTCGCCTACTTCCGGCAGACCGGGCACTGGATGGCGCCGAACCTGTCGCGCGCGGCCTGGGACAACCACGGCGAGCTGATCGCGCGCCGCCGCAGCAGCGAGTCCTTCGAGACGGTGCACCGCGGGTACGAGGCGCTGGAGCTGGCTCCGTTCCTCGCGGACGACGCGCTCTCGCCGGCCGTCCGCGACCAGTGGCTGCGCGGCGAGGTGGAGCGCCTCGCCGCGGCGATCCGGGAGATCGGCGCGCTCGCCCAGGTGTCGCGGCCGCAGGTGGAGCAGTGGACCCGGCGCCTGGAGGACGCCGGCCGCCCGGACGGCGGCGCGCCCCTGATCCGCACCGACACCGGAATGGTCCCGCTCACGCTCCTGGAACGCATCGTCGACGGCTCCGTGCCTCCGCTCGCGTACGAGGGCCTGGGCGTCGTGGTCAGCAACGGCGTGGTCGAGGTCAAGGCATGGGCGCGCGAGGAGGATCTCGCCGAGGTCGTCGTCTTCGACGCGGGCGGCGGCAAGGAACTGGACGCGCTGCCCCCGGTGCGCTGGAGCGGCCGGCCGCCGACCGGTGACGTCGCGGCCGACGAGGCGTACGACGGTCTGACGGCGGCCGCCCGGTTCGTGCGCGAGGTGCTGGGGCGGGACACCGTGGTCCAGAAGGGCGGCCCGCTCGCCGCGGCCGTCCACTACGACAAGGGGTTCAACAACTCCTTCTGGAACGGCTCCCTCATCGTGTTCGGCGACGGCGACAACAAGCTCTTCGGCCGCTTCACGCGCTGTCCCGAACTCGTCGGGGCCGAGGTGTGGCGCAGCCTGCCCGAGATGATGACGTCCTTCCAGTTCTACGGGGAGAACGGCGCGCTCAGCACGTCCCTCTGCGACGTCTTCGGCCTGCTGATCAAGCAGTTCTCCCTCGGCCAGTCGGTCGATGAGGCCGACTGGGTCCTCGGCGCGGGGCTGTTCGCCCCCGGCGTGCGAGGCGTCGGCCTGCGCTCCCTGAAGGCGCCGGGCACGGCGTACGACGACCCGACGCTCGGCAAGGACCCGCAGCCCGCCCACATGGACGACTACGTGCGGACCGACCGGGACAACGGCGGCGTCCACATCAACGGCGGCATCCCGGGCCACGCCTTCTACCGCCTGGCGGCCGCGCTCGGCGGCAACGCGTGGGAGCGCGCGGGCCTCATCTGGTGGGTCGCTCTCATCAGCGGCGAGATCGGCCACCGGACCCGCTTCGCCGACTTCGCCCGGCTGACCGTCGCGGCGGCCAGGGCCCGGTACGGCGACGACAGCGAGGAGCTGCGCGCCGTGCGGGACTCCTGGGACGCCGTCGGCATCAGGCCCTAG
- a CDS encoding glycoside hydrolase family 18 chitinase, which yields MRSSDVPRQRLRHRTTAALATLVLPAAALVGLATPSHAAAEATAVTATYAKTQDWGTGFEGKWTIKNSGTTSVSSWTVEWDFPSGTKVTSAWDATVTNSADHWTAKNLSWNGTLAPGASVSFGFNGSGSGAPSGCKLNGASCDGGDVPGDAAPSAPGTPTASSITDTSVKLSWSAATDDKGVKNYDVLRDGAKVATVTGTSYSDTGLTAGTDYSYTVRARDTADQTGPASGAVKVHTTGGGTDPGPGPGGKVKMGYFTDWGVYGRQYYPKNLETSGSAAKVTHINYAFGNVQNGQCTMGDAYADTDMAYTAANSVSGVADTWDQPLRGAFNQLRQLKAKHPNLKIIWSFGGWTWSGGFGQAAQNPAAFADSCYKLVEDPRWADVFDGIDIDWEYPNACGLSCDTSGQDALKKLTTALRAKFGSSNLVTAAITADASAGGKIEKNDYAGAAQSLDWYNVMTYDFFGAWAAKGPTAPHSPLTSYSGIPQQGFTSAEAIAKLKAQGVPASKLLLGIGFYGRGWTGVTQKEPGGTATGPAAGTYEQGIEDYKVLKTKCPANGTVAGTAYAYCGSDWWSYDTPATIGSKMTWAKSQGLGGAFFWEFSGDTSNGELVTAINSGLQ from the coding sequence ATGCGCTCAAGTGACGTACCCAGACAGCGACTTCGCCACCGAACGACCGCCGCCCTGGCCACCCTCGTCCTCCCCGCCGCCGCCCTTGTCGGCCTCGCCACCCCGTCCCACGCCGCCGCCGAGGCGACCGCCGTCACCGCGACGTACGCCAAGACCCAGGACTGGGGCACCGGCTTCGAAGGCAAGTGGACCATCAAGAACTCCGGCACCACGTCGGTCAGTTCCTGGACCGTGGAGTGGGACTTCCCGTCCGGTACGAAGGTGACCTCGGCCTGGGACGCGACCGTCACCAACTCCGCCGACCACTGGACCGCCAAGAACCTCTCCTGGAACGGGACCCTCGCCCCCGGCGCCTCGGTCTCCTTCGGGTTCAACGGCTCCGGCTCCGGCGCCCCCTCCGGCTGCAAGCTCAACGGCGCCTCCTGCGACGGCGGCGACGTCCCCGGCGACGCGGCGCCCTCCGCGCCCGGCACCCCGACGGCGTCGAGCATCACCGACACGTCCGTCAAGCTCTCCTGGTCGGCCGCGACCGACGACAAGGGCGTCAAGAACTACGACGTCCTGCGCGACGGCGCCAAGGTCGCGACGGTGACGGGGACCTCGTACTCCGACACCGGCCTGACCGCCGGCACCGACTACTCGTACACGGTCCGCGCCCGCGACACCGCCGACCAGACAGGTCCCGCGTCCGGCGCGGTCAAGGTCCACACCACTGGCGGCGGCACGGACCCGGGCCCCGGCCCGGGCGGCAAGGTCAAGATGGGGTACTTCACCGACTGGGGCGTCTACGGCCGCCAGTACTACCCCAAGAACCTGGAGACCTCGGGCTCGGCGGCGAAGGTCACGCACATCAACTACGCCTTCGGCAACGTGCAGAACGGCCAGTGCACGATGGGCGACGCCTACGCCGACACCGACATGGCGTACACCGCGGCCAACTCGGTCTCCGGCGTCGCCGACACCTGGGACCAGCCGCTGCGCGGCGCCTTCAACCAGCTGCGCCAGCTCAAGGCCAAGCACCCGAACCTGAAGATCATCTGGTCGTTCGGCGGCTGGACCTGGTCCGGCGGCTTCGGCCAGGCCGCGCAGAACCCGGCCGCGTTCGCCGACTCCTGCTACAAGCTCGTCGAGGACCCGCGCTGGGCGGACGTCTTCGACGGCATCGACATCGACTGGGAGTACCCCAACGCCTGTGGCCTGTCCTGTGACACCAGCGGCCAGGACGCCCTGAAGAAGCTGACGACCGCGCTCCGCGCCAAGTTCGGCAGCAGCAACCTGGTGACGGCGGCGATCACCGCCGACGCCTCCGCAGGCGGCAAGATCGAGAAGAACGACTACGCGGGCGCCGCCCAGTCCCTCGACTGGTACAACGTCATGACCTACGACTTCTTCGGCGCGTGGGCGGCCAAGGGCCCGACGGCCCCGCACTCCCCGCTCACCTCGTACTCCGGCATCCCGCAGCAGGGCTTCACCTCCGCCGAGGCGATCGCCAAGCTGAAGGCGCAGGGCGTCCCGGCGTCGAAGCTGCTCCTCGGCATCGGCTTCTACGGCCGCGGCTGGACCGGCGTCACCCAGAAGGAGCCGGGCGGCACGGCCACGGGCCCGGCGGCCGGCACGTACGAGCAGGGCATCGAGGACTACAAGGTCCTGAAGACTAAGTGCCCGGCGAACGGCACGGTGGCCGGCACGGCGTACGCGTACTGCGGCTCCGACTGGTGGTCGTACGACACCCCGGCCACGATCGGCTCCAAGATGACCTGGGCGAAGTCCCAGGGTCTGGGCGGCGCGTTCTTCTGGGAGTTCTCCGGAGACACGTCCAACGGCGAACTGGTGACCGCGATCAACTCCGGCCTCCAGTAA